One part of the Gossypium raimondii isolate GPD5lz chromosome 1, ASM2569854v1, whole genome shotgun sequence genome encodes these proteins:
- the LOC105772969 gene encoding uncharacterized protein LOC105772969, with amino-acid sequence MAEVTSMNNCSKDGGATEAVTNNGCTINGTGKDMIKVTVKKANVKDPEIFSCLLQPASSDSDLDSIGVRRFLLARKAESGVHRRLDWRCNGKGYVAYRNYIRRPRNWENSQIPSYPSTPGNSGRWMLTSSPLSRLSEVESWSSSKDLRSGALASNHRTSFSSSISDSDHPRGQGVEPAYSFVGMHCIFDQCKSAVTVLKFGHMSSDLLAYGASDGTLTVCNVSDPPTVINQLKGHSKDVTDFDFSSNNQYIASSSADKTVRVWELSKGLCIRVIYGVSPQLCIRFHPVNNNFLSVGNANKEITVFNFSTGRVIAKSIFDSEVTSMDHDHTGHLIFCGDAQGCIYSVTMDSHTGALSRSHRYRSSSKQKFPITTVQYRSFSLLAGGPVLLTCTKDGSLSFFSVALEVEGYLTLRCSLKLTPRIHSIRASFCPLLSLNKGEYIVAGSEDSNVYFYDLTRPKHTCVNKLQGHRFPVLVVAWNHGENFLASADLYGVVIVWKRAKTSYKGNI; translated from the exons ATGGCGGAAGTTACGAGCATGAACAACTGCTCCAAAGACGGCGGAGCCACCGAAGCTGTGACTAATAACGGCTGTACTATCAACGGTACCGGTAAGGATATGATTAAAGTCACTGTAAAGAAAGCGAATGTGAAAGATCCGGAAATTTTCAGTTGCTTGCTTCAACCGGCGAGTTCCGATTCAGATCTCGATTCAATCGGTGTTCGGCGATTTCTACTCGCTCGCAAAGCTGAGTCCGGTGTTCATCGCCGACTT GATTGGAGATGTAATGGAAAAGGTTATGTGGCCTATCGAAATTACATTCGTAGGCCTAGAAACTGGGAAAATTCACAAATACCAAGCTATCCAAGCACTCCTGGAAACAG TGGGCGATGGATGTTAACTTCAAGTCCACTCTCGCGTTTGTCCGAGGTGGAAAGCTGGAGCTCAAGCAAG GATTTACGGAGTGGTGCTCTGGCTTCAAACCATAGAACAAGTTTCAGCTCTAGCATTAGTGATAGTGATCACCCACGTGGACAAGGAGTTGAACCTGCATATTCTTTTGTAGGAATGCACTGCATCTTTGATCAGTGCAAATCAGCTG TTACGGTTTTGAAGTTCGGGCACATGAGTTCTGATCTACTTGCATATGGGGCTTCAGATGGGACTTTAACAGTTTGCAATGTCTCTGACCCCCCTACAGTTATCAATCAATTAAAAGGGCATTCAAAAGATGTCACAG ATTTTGACTTCTCTTCAAACAATCAATATATTGCATCATCATCAGCAGATAAGACTGTGCGAGTATGGGAATTATCAAAAGGCCTTTGCATACGAGTAATATATGGAGTCTCTCCACAATTGTGTATTCGCTTTCATCCT GTAAATAACAACTTCCTTTCAGTTGGCAATGCAAATAAAGAGATTACT GTGTTCAATTTCAGCACGGGGAGAGTTATTGCCAAATCCATCTTCGATAGTGAGGTTACCTCAATGGACCATGATCATACGGGTCATCTCATTTTCTGTGGTGATGCACAG GGATGTATATACTCTGTAACTATGGACTCCCACACAGGTGCGTTATCCCGTTCTCATCGTTATAGAAGTAGCAGTAAACAGAAATTTCCGATCACAACCGTGCAGTACCGAAGTTTCTCGTTACTGGCTGGTGGCCCAGTGTTGCTGACATGCACTAAAGATGGAAGTCTTTCTTTCTTTAG TGTTGCTTTGGAAGTAGAAGGTTATTTGACCCTGCGTTGCTCACTTAAATTAACTCCGAGAATACACAGTATTCGAGCATCCTTCTGCCCTCTGCTTTCCCTCAATAAGGGAGAATATATAG TTGCTGGGAGCGAGGATTCAAATGTCTATTTCTATGATTTAACTCGACCGAAACATACATGTGTAAATAAGCTGCAG GGTCATCGTTTTCCGGTTTTAGTAGTAGCTTGGAATCACGGGGAGAACTTTTTGGCTTCAGCAGACCTGTACGGCGTCGTTATAGTATGGAAGAGAGCAAAAACAAGTTATAAaggcaatatataa
- the LOC105772979 gene encoding chromatin remodeling protein SHL isoform X1, with the protein MAKGKAPRRTLDSYTLRNINKTIKAGDCVLMRPAERSKPQYVARIERIEADARGGNVKVHVRWYYRPEESIGGRRQFHGSKEVFLSDHYDVQSADTIEAKCTVHSFKSYTKLDAVGNDDFFCRFEYNSATGAFNPDRVAVYCKCEMPYNPDDLMVQCEGCSDWFHPACIEMTAEEVKLLDHYFCETCLSDDPKKLQNSLASSVDLDTKTCSDYMSKFKFRILYRGKDLTSEEREEKYKVIFFK; encoded by the exons ATGGCCAAAGGCAAAGCTCCAAGGAGAACTCTCGATTCTTATACACTCAGGAACATCAACAAAACAATTAAAG CGGGAGATTGTGTGTTGATGCGACCGGCGGAGCGATCGAAACCGCAATACGTGGCGAGAATCGAACGGATCGAGGCGGACGCACGTGGTGGAAACGTGAAGGTGCACGTGAGGTGGTATTATCGGCCGGAGGAGTCGATCGGAGGGAGGAGACAGTTCCATGGTTCTAAGGAGGTTTTCTTGTCTGATCATTACGATGTGCAAAGCGCTGATACGATCGAAGCGAAGTGTACGGTCCATAGCTTCAAAAGCTATACAAAGCTTGACGCCGTTGGAAACGACGATTTCTTCTGTCGTTTCGAATACAATTCCGCCACCGGTGCTTTCAACCCCGATCGCGTCGCCGT TTATTGCAAATGTGAGATGCCTTACAATCCTGATGATCTTATGGTTCAGTGTGAAGGTTGCAGTGACTG GTTTCACCCTGCTTGTATAGAAATGACAGCAGAAGAGGTGAAATTACTCGATCACTATTTTTGTGAAACTTGTTTATCCGATGATCCGAAGAAGTTGCAGAATTCCCTTGCCTCTTCCGTAGACTTGGATACAAAG ACGTGCAGTGATTATATGTCGAAGTTCAAATTTCGCATTCTTTACCGAGGCAAGGATTTAACATCTGAggagagagaagaaaaatacaaagtgattttttttaaataa
- the LOC105772979 gene encoding chromatin remodeling protein SHL isoform X2, whose amino-acid sequence MAKGKAPRRTLDSYTLRNINKTIKAGDCVLMRPAERSKPQYVARIERIEADARGGNVKVHVRWYYRPEESIGGRRQFHGSKEVFLSDHYDVQSADTIEAKCTVHSFKSYTKLDAVGNDDFFCRFEYNSATGAFNPDRVAVYCKCEMPYNPDDLMVQCEGCSDWFHPACIEMTAEEVKLLDHYFCETCLSDDPKKLQNSLASSVDLDTKVDAKKRRRR is encoded by the exons ATGGCCAAAGGCAAAGCTCCAAGGAGAACTCTCGATTCTTATACACTCAGGAACATCAACAAAACAATTAAAG CGGGAGATTGTGTGTTGATGCGACCGGCGGAGCGATCGAAACCGCAATACGTGGCGAGAATCGAACGGATCGAGGCGGACGCACGTGGTGGAAACGTGAAGGTGCACGTGAGGTGGTATTATCGGCCGGAGGAGTCGATCGGAGGGAGGAGACAGTTCCATGGTTCTAAGGAGGTTTTCTTGTCTGATCATTACGATGTGCAAAGCGCTGATACGATCGAAGCGAAGTGTACGGTCCATAGCTTCAAAAGCTATACAAAGCTTGACGCCGTTGGAAACGACGATTTCTTCTGTCGTTTCGAATACAATTCCGCCACCGGTGCTTTCAACCCCGATCGCGTCGCCGT TTATTGCAAATGTGAGATGCCTTACAATCCTGATGATCTTATGGTTCAGTGTGAAGGTTGCAGTGACTG GTTTCACCCTGCTTGTATAGAAATGACAGCAGAAGAGGTGAAATTACTCGATCACTATTTTTGTGAAACTTGTTTATCCGATGATCCGAAGAAGTTGCAGAATTCCCTTGCCTCTTCCGTAGACTTGGATACAAAG GTGGATGCAAAAAAACGACGACGGAGGTGA
- the LOC105772979 gene encoding chromatin remodeling protein SHL isoform X3 produces the protein MAKGKAPRRTLDSYTLRNINKTIKAGDCVLMRPAERSKPQYVARIERIEADARGGNVKVHVRWYYRPEESIGGRRQFHGSKEVFLSDHYDVQSADTIEAKCTVHSFKSYTKLDAVGNDDFFCRFEYNSATGAFNPDRVAVYCKCEMPYNPDDLMVQCEGCSDCMWECTFDSGFTLLV, from the exons ATGGCCAAAGGCAAAGCTCCAAGGAGAACTCTCGATTCTTATACACTCAGGAACATCAACAAAACAATTAAAG CGGGAGATTGTGTGTTGATGCGACCGGCGGAGCGATCGAAACCGCAATACGTGGCGAGAATCGAACGGATCGAGGCGGACGCACGTGGTGGAAACGTGAAGGTGCACGTGAGGTGGTATTATCGGCCGGAGGAGTCGATCGGAGGGAGGAGACAGTTCCATGGTTCTAAGGAGGTTTTCTTGTCTGATCATTACGATGTGCAAAGCGCTGATACGATCGAAGCGAAGTGTACGGTCCATAGCTTCAAAAGCTATACAAAGCTTGACGCCGTTGGAAACGACGATTTCTTCTGTCGTTTCGAATACAATTCCGCCACCGGTGCTTTCAACCCCGATCGCGTCGCCGT TTATTGCAAATGTGAGATGCCTTACAATCCTGATGATCTTATGGTTCAGTGTGAAGGTTGCAGTGACTG TATGTGGGAATGCACTTTTGATTCAGGTTTCACCCTGCTTGTATAG